A single Arachidicoccus sp. BS20 DNA region contains:
- the lon gene encoding endopeptidase La, with amino-acid sequence MAQNKFFFQNTDDSEFLPILPMNEEDAAAENLVVPDTINLLPLRNMVLFPGVVIPITVGRDKSIQAVNEAYKGDKLIGVLAQKDMNVEEPGANDLYRTGTVAQIIRLIKMPDGGTTVIIQGKKRFQLKEVLQSEPFFKASINVLTEEKIVEDDDFLAHLGSIRDLATQIIQLSPQLPTEASIILRNIENAGFLINFVSSNLNSELPEKQELLEMDSIKDRSLRLIALLQKQLQFEELKNKVTNNARTEIDKQQREYFLQQQLKSIKEELGGDNDLEIAEMKKKAETKKWSEAAKELFYANIGKLERMHPSTPDYSVLYNHTDFILNLPWEEFSEDNYDLKRAQNVLDKDHYGMKKIKERILEYLAVLKLKGDLKSPILCFVGPPGIGKTSLGKSIASAIGRKYIRLSLGGLHDESEIRGHRKTYIGAMPGRILQSIRKAKTSNPVIILDEIDKVGNEYRGDPSSALLEVLDPEQNSAFYDNYLELEYDLSKVLFIATANNLQSIQPALRDRLEIINLNGYAIEEKVEIAKKYLVPKQKEAHGLSRTKFKISDKVLEKIIESYTRESGVRELDRQLAGVMRHIAKLVAMNEEVPANLSEEFIKQILGKQKYSNEIYKTANMPGVAVGLAWTQVGGDILFIEAVLSEGKGELKLTGNLGDVMKESAVTALTYVKANAEKLHIPADKLANKNIHIHVPEGAVPKDGPSAGITMLSAIVSAFTGKKLRPYLGMTGEITLRGQVLPVGGIKEKILAAKRAGLKELILCEENEKDVQEIDPAFIKGMKFRYVNLMDDVVNFALGK; translated from the coding sequence ATGGCACAAAATAAATTTTTCTTTCAAAATACAGACGACAGTGAGTTTTTACCCATTCTCCCGATGAATGAAGAAGATGCGGCGGCGGAAAACCTGGTCGTTCCGGACACAATCAATTTACTTCCTTTACGCAACATGGTGTTGTTTCCCGGCGTGGTGATTCCTATCACTGTTGGTCGCGACAAAAGCATTCAGGCGGTAAATGAAGCTTATAAAGGCGACAAATTGATTGGTGTTCTCGCTCAAAAAGATATGAATGTGGAAGAACCCGGAGCGAACGACTTGTACCGAACGGGAACTGTGGCGCAAATCATCCGTTTAATCAAAATGCCCGATGGCGGAACAACGGTAATTATTCAGGGAAAGAAACGTTTTCAGCTCAAAGAAGTATTGCAAAGCGAGCCTTTTTTCAAAGCATCCATCAATGTTTTGACAGAAGAAAAAATTGTAGAAGACGACGATTTTCTGGCGCATCTCGGCAGCATCCGCGATTTAGCTACGCAGATAATTCAGCTTTCGCCGCAACTGCCAACGGAAGCGTCTATTATTTTGCGAAATATAGAAAACGCGGGCTTTCTCATCAATTTCGTGAGCAGCAATCTCAACAGCGAATTGCCCGAAAAACAAGAGTTGCTGGAAATGGATTCCATCAAAGACCGTTCTTTGAGATTGATTGCTTTGCTGCAAAAACAATTGCAGTTTGAAGAACTGAAAAATAAAGTAACCAATAATGCACGCACCGAAATTGACAAGCAGCAGCGCGAATATTTTTTGCAACAGCAATTAAAAAGCATCAAGGAAGAACTTGGCGGCGACAACGATTTGGAAATCGCTGAAATGAAGAAAAAAGCCGAAACCAAAAAGTGGTCGGAAGCTGCGAAAGAATTGTTTTATGCCAACATCGGGAAGCTTGAAAGAATGCATCCAAGCACACCCGATTATTCCGTGTTGTATAATCATACCGATTTTATTTTGAACCTTCCCTGGGAAGAGTTTTCGGAAGATAATTATGATTTAAAACGTGCGCAAAATGTATTGGATAAAGACCATTACGGCATGAAAAAAATAAAGGAGCGCATTCTCGAATATCTTGCCGTGCTGAAACTGAAAGGCGATTTGAAAAGCCCGATTTTGTGCTTTGTTGGTCCGCCCGGTATCGGAAAAACTTCGTTAGGGAAAAGTATTGCAAGTGCGATTGGTCGTAAATATATTCGCTTGAGTCTCGGCGGTTTGCACGACGAAAGTGAGATTCGCGGTCATCGCAAAACATACATCGGCGCGATGCCCGGAAGAATTTTACAAAGTATCCGCAAGGCAAAAACTTCCAATCCCGTAATTATTTTAGATGAAATTGACAAAGTCGGAAATGAATATCGCGGCGACCCTTCATCGGCGTTGCTGGAAGTGCTTGATCCGGAACAAAACAGCGCTTTTTACGATAATTATTTAGAGCTTGAGTATGATTTGAGTAAAGTGTTGTTCATTGCGACAGCGAATAATTTACAAAGCATACAACCTGCGCTGCGCGACCGTTTGGAAATAATAAACCTAAACGGTTATGCTATTGAAGAGAAAGTGGAAATTGCAAAAAAATACCTTGTTCCTAAACAAAAAGAAGCCCATGGCTTGAGTAGAACAAAGTTCAAAATCAGTGATAAGGTTTTGGAAAAAATAATTGAAAGCTATACGCGCGAAAGCGGTGTGCGCGAACTTGACAGGCAGCTTGCCGGCGTGATGCGCCACATTGCAAAGCTCGTTGCGATGAATGAAGAAGTGCCGGCAAATCTTTCCGAAGAATTCATCAAACAAATTCTCGGTAAGCAAAAATATTCCAACGAAATTTATAAAACGGCAAATATGCCCGGTGTTGCAGTGGGCTTGGCTTGGACACAGGTCGGCGGCGATATTTTATTTATCGAAGCCGTATTGAGCGAAGGTAAAGGCGAATTGAAACTTACGGGAAATCTCGGCGATGTGATGAAAGAAAGTGCCGTTACGGCTTTGACTTATGTAAAAGCAAATGCTGAAAAACTGCACATTCCCGCAGATAAACTTGCAAATAAAAATATTCATATTCACGTGCCAGAAGGCGCTGTGCCTAAAGACGGACCAAGCGCGGGCATTACCATGTTGTCTGCAATTGTTTCGGCATTTACCGGGAAAAAGCTGAGACCTTACCTTGGTATGACTGGCGAAATCACGCTACGGGGGCAAGTATTGCCTGTAGGTGGAATCAAAGAAAAAATTTTGGCAGCAAAGCGTGCGGGACTTAAAGAGCTGATTTTGTGCGAAGAAAACGAAAAAGATGTGCAAGAGATTGACCCTGCGTTTATTAAAGGTATGAAATTTAGATATGTAAACTTAATGGATGATGTGGTAAACTTTGCTTTAGGTAAATAA
- a CDS encoding 16S rRNA (uracil(1498)-N(3))-methyltransferase, which yields MQLPYFYEPNIDTAIRQFSLSETSAKHAVQVLRMKTGERLQLTDGNGLLATATIISSGKKNCVVQIDATENFPYMNKNICLAVSPTKNNARLEWLLEKVTEIGMRKIILLNCERTEKTNVKYERLHNILVSAMQQSRQVYLPELIAPTAFEQVVQENIYEEKYMAHCVDNEQKTGLKTTDSAKSKIILIGPEGDFTKEEIQLALDNKFQPVSLGNTRLRTETAGIVAATLLTM from the coding sequence ATGCAACTTCCCTATTTCTACGAGCCAAATATCGATACAGCAATCAGGCAATTTTCTTTAAGCGAAACTTCCGCAAAGCACGCCGTGCAAGTATTGCGCATGAAAACGGGCGAGCGGTTGCAACTCACGGACGGCAATGGTTTGCTGGCAACGGCAACCATTATTTCTTCAGGCAAAAAAAATTGCGTAGTGCAAATTGATGCAACAGAAAATTTTCCTTATATGAATAAAAATATTTGTCTTGCCGTTTCGCCTACAAAAAACAATGCTCGCCTGGAATGGCTATTAGAAAAAGTAACGGAAATCGGTATGAGAAAAATTATTCTGCTCAATTGCGAAAGAACGGAAAAAACAAATGTGAAGTATGAAAGATTACACAATATTCTTGTTTCCGCCATGCAGCAAAGCCGGCAGGTATATTTGCCCGAACTTATTGCCCCGACTGCGTTTGAACAAGTTGTACAAGAAAATATTTATGAAGAAAAATACATGGCGCATTGCGTGGATAATGAACAGAAAACCGGGTTAAAAACAACAGATTCCGCGAAAAGCAAAATTATTTTGATTGGTCCCGAAGGAGATTTTACAAAAGAAGAAATACAACTTGCGCTGGATAATAAATTTCAACCTGTATCTTTGGGCAATACTCGTTTAAGAACGGAAACTGCAGGCATCGTAGCTGCAACTTTATTAACCATGTAA
- a CDS encoding glycoside hydrolase family 2 protein, with the protein MRINKFLFSSIIVVLCTNAFVSAQVEQTELKSFQLQSSTQVPNDGKMLSSPDYRPNVLWYKAEVPSTVLTTLVKNNIYPDPYVGLNNMLIPDASDTFNAMYDLEKYSYLPNVKNPWKDPYWYRTSFDASGADKGKTIQLIFDGINYRAEVWLNGNLVADSSQMVGMFRGYNFDVSKFVNYGMKNYLAVKIYPLDYAGLPDSAQLKAFGPFYLNGGPTGDIGKNVTELCSVGWDWVPAARDRNIGIWQPVYIRKTGGATLSNIKLVTDLPNLPDTNTAKLNLSLSINNHSNSSVNGNLKITISPEKSTENSIVVNQSVLLNASENKTVQLDASSVKQFIINHPKLWWPNGYGNPNLYRIRIQLLNNNSVSDDTSFVFGIRSVSTKTFTENGRFRREFYVNGKKIHLVGGAWVPDFLLNRDSLRNDYELHLCQNANLNLIRIWGGGVTPEEPFWQACDRYGLLVWNDFWVTGDTQGEFKGSPDYPYQSNVFIDNVKSSILRIRNHPSLLVWTGGNEGHARKELYDAMRQLVIDMDGTRPFIPSSSGFAKMQQGWDGAYPDNETPGVFSGGPYAWKDPKVYYDLADHAKDWGFKDETGIPSMPPLNTLKKIIPNLWWDKTLPFPFNNSWGYHDACTGAAQYDNYYKDMVQRYGQPMDLDSFANKMQLMDATGYQGIFEAAGSKINTTGGVMLWKLNPAFPSVVWQIYDYYLNPNAGYYFIKKACEPLHVQFNQDDSSVAIINRSRFDASDLTVTAKIYSIDGKRIFEKSASVKSIDDMNAANALSLKDVLQQHSDFNFIILSLKNNKGEEVSKNIYWTAKGNDYKALNEMPQTKLQTTIINSSIRGTEKVVIIKVKNTGNQIAFFARTQLVQNGEEIMPSFWSDNYFSLEPNEEETLTVKVPVKELKNVPIVIKISSWNSQENSVDVK; encoded by the coding sequence ATGCGAATCAATAAATTTCTTTTCTCATCGATTATAGTTGTGCTTTGCACGAATGCTTTTGTGTCTGCACAAGTAGAACAAACAGAATTAAAATCTTTCCAACTTCAGTCTTCGACGCAAGTCCCGAACGATGGTAAAATGCTTTCTTCGCCGGATTATCGCCCCAATGTTTTGTGGTACAAAGCAGAAGTCCCAAGCACAGTTCTCACAACTTTGGTCAAGAATAATATTTATCCCGACCCTTATGTCGGATTAAATAATATGTTGATTCCCGATGCTTCGGACACATTCAATGCAATGTACGATTTGGAAAAATATTCTTATTTGCCCAATGTAAAAAATCCGTGGAAAGACCCGTATTGGTATCGCACAAGTTTTGACGCTTCGGGTGCGGACAAAGGCAAAACCATTCAACTCATTTTCGACGGAATCAATTACCGCGCAGAAGTTTGGTTGAACGGAAATCTCGTTGCCGATTCTTCGCAAATGGTCGGTATGTTTCGCGGTTACAATTTTGATGTGAGCAAGTTTGTAAACTATGGCATGAAAAATTATTTAGCCGTAAAAATTTATCCTTTGGATTATGCCGGCTTGCCGGATAGTGCACAGCTCAAGGCTTTCGGTCCTTTTTATTTAAACGGCGGACCAACTGGCGATATTGGTAAAAATGTAACAGAACTTTGCAGCGTAGGTTGGGATTGGGTGCCGGCAGCGCGCGATAGAAATATAGGTATTTGGCAACCGGTTTATATTCGTAAAACAGGCGGTGCTACTTTGAGCAATATTAAATTGGTTACAGATTTGCCCAATCTTCCCGATACAAATACAGCAAAACTAAATTTATCGTTATCTATAAATAATCATTCAAATAGTTCTGTAAATGGCAATTTAAAAATCACTATTTCGCCCGAAAAAAGTACCGAAAATTCTATCGTAGTTAATCAATCTGTTCTGCTGAATGCTTCGGAAAATAAAACCGTGCAATTAGATGCTTCTTCCGTCAAACAATTCATCATCAATCATCCGAAACTTTGGTGGCCCAACGGCTACGGTAATCCGAATTTGTACAGAATAAGAATCCAATTATTGAATAATAATTCCGTTTCCGACGATACAAGTTTTGTGTTTGGTATTCGCTCCGTAAGTACAAAAACATTTACTGAGAACGGAAGATTCAGAAGAGAGTTTTATGTGAACGGCAAAAAAATACATCTTGTCGGTGGCGCTTGGGTTCCCGATTTTCTGCTAAACAGAGATTCGCTGCGCAACGATTATGAATTACATTTATGCCAGAATGCAAACCTTAATCTAATCAGAATCTGGGGCGGCGGCGTTACACCCGAAGAACCTTTTTGGCAAGCCTGCGACCGTTACGGTTTGCTGGTTTGGAACGACTTTTGGGTAACGGGCGATACGCAAGGCGAGTTCAAAGGCTCGCCCGATTATCCGTATCAAAGCAATGTGTTTATCGATAATGTAAAGAGTTCAATTTTACGCATTCGCAATCATCCGAGTCTGTTGGTTTGGACAGGCGGCAATGAAGGCCATGCGCGTAAAGAATTATACGATGCCATGCGCCAACTTGTGATTGACATGGACGGAACTCGTCCGTTTATTCCGAGTTCTTCGGGTTTTGCAAAAATGCAGCAAGGCTGGGACGGCGCATATCCCGATAACGAAACGCCCGGCGTTTTCAGCGGCGGTCCTTACGCTTGGAAAGACCCGAAAGTGTATTACGATTTGGCAGACCATGCAAAAGACTGGGGCTTTAAAGATGAAACAGGCATTCCGTCGATGCCACCTTTGAATACGTTGAAAAAAATTATTCCCAATCTTTGGTGGGATAAAACTTTGCCTTTCCCATTCAACAATTCTTGGGGTTATCATGATGCCTGCACAGGCGCGGCGCAGTATGATAATTATTACAAAGACATGGTTCAACGTTACGGACAGCCAATGGATTTGGACAGCTTCGCCAATAAAATGCAGTTGATGGATGCAACCGGTTATCAGGGAATTTTTGAGGCGGCAGGTTCTAAAATTAATACAACTGGCGGCGTAATGTTGTGGAAATTAAACCCTGCGTTTCCAAGTGTTGTATGGCAGATTTATGATTACTATCTCAATCCGAACGCGGGATATTATTTTATCAAAAAAGCGTGCGAGCCTTTGCACGTGCAATTTAATCAGGATGATTCAAGTGTAGCGATTATTAATCGTTCAAGATTTGATGCGAGTGATTTAACGGTGACTGCAAAAATTTATTCAATAGATGGAAAAAGAATTTTTGAAAAATCGGCAAGCGTAAAATCTATTGATGATATGAATGCTGCAAATGCGCTATCATTGAAAGATGTTTTGCAACAGCATTCGGATTTTAATTTCATTATTCTTTCGTTGAAAAATAATAAAGGCGAAGAAGTTTCCAAAAATATTTATTGGACTGCGAAAGGAAATGATTACAAGGCTTTGAACGAAATGCCGCAAACAAAATTGCAAACAACAATTATCAACTCTTCTATTCGAGGAACTGAAAAAGTTGTTATCATAAAAGTAAAAAATACAGGTAATCAAATTGCTTTCTTTGCCCGAACACAATTAGTACAAAACGGCGAAGAAATTATGCCCAGCTTCTGGAGCGATAATTATTTTTCTCTTGAACCGAATGAAGAAGAAACGCTTACTGTAAAAGTTCCGGTTAAAGAACTGAAAAATGTACCGATTGTTATAAAAATTTCAAGCTGGAATAGTCAAGAAAATTCTGTTGATGTGAAATAA
- a CDS encoding glycosyltransferase family 9 protein: MKKKFLVIRFSSIGDIVLMTPAVRCLKLQYPNAEIHFLTKKKFKAVTVANPYIDKFHYYDDNFSELKKELQAERFDYIIDLHKNLRTLRLRFSLRSKWLAYKKLSVQKFLLTKFHIDVMPRTHITQRSLQTLLPLGVKDDGLGLDYFIPKEDELYKSDLPLTHQNGFGAIVIGASYFTKKLPVYKLVELCDNIDFPLVLLGGKEDEKEAMEIITKTKNKNVWNACGKFNLNQSADLVRKSSWVISHDTGLQYIACAFQKTVMAVWGGTSPKLAVEPYYGTMNEPLYKNFIVANLSCQPCSNFGTKACPKRHFNCMNQQKISLIIDELKRRNCLS; encoded by the coding sequence GTGAAGAAAAAGTTTCTTGTAATCCGCTTCTCATCTATCGGCGATATTGTATTGATGACGCCGGCTGTCAGATGTTTAAAACTTCAATACCCGAATGCGGAAATACATTTTCTTACAAAGAAAAAATTCAAAGCGGTTACGGTTGCTAACCCGTACATTGATAAATTTCATTATTATGATGATAATTTTTCAGAACTGAAAAAAGAACTGCAAGCCGAACGTTTTGATTACATCATTGACTTGCATAAAAATCTTCGTACGCTTCGTTTGCGATTCTCTTTGCGAAGCAAATGGCTTGCTTATAAAAAACTAAGCGTTCAGAAATTTCTGCTTACAAAATTTCACATCGATGTAATGCCCCGAACGCATATCACGCAACGTTCTTTGCAAACTTTGTTGCCGCTTGGCGTGAAAGACGATGGCTTGGGTTTGGATTATTTTATTCCTAAAGAAGACGAATTGTACAAGAGCGATTTGCCTTTAACGCATCAAAACGGTTTCGGCGCAATCGTTATAGGTGCATCTTATTTTACCAAGAAATTACCGGTTTATAAATTGGTTGAACTGTGCGACAATATTGACTTTCCGCTTGTTTTACTTGGAGGAAAAGAAGATGAAAAAGAAGCGATGGAGATTATTACAAAAACAAAAAATAAAAATGTTTGGAACGCTTGCGGAAAATTTAATCTCAATCAGTCTGCCGACCTTGTAAGAAAATCTTCCTGGGTTATTTCGCACGATACGGGCTTGCAATACATTGCTTGCGCATTTCAAAAAACGGTAATGGCTGTTTGGGGCGGCACTTCGCCGAAACTTGCGGTAGAGCCTTATTACGGCACAATGAACGAGCCTTTGTATAAAAATTTTATTGTTGCAAACCTTTCTTGTCAGCCCTGCTCCAATTTTGGGACAAAGGCTTGCCCGAAGAGACATTTCAATTGTATGAATCAACAAAAAATTTCTTTAATAATTGACGAATTAAAAAGAAGAAACTGTTTGAGTTAA
- a CDS encoding prolipoprotein diacylglyceryl transferase: MYPNLYYFFFDVFGIKIPVLKVFNSFGFFVAIAFLVSAWFASKEFKRRQLLGYFTYSERKITVGEPAGVGELVSNFLVGFVLGYKIVGIFFIKDALSNPQQFIFSLDGNWLIGILLGAVFAFFKWREKNKVKLATPETRTLRIWPSDRLGDIVIICAVAGFAGAKVFDNLENWDRFIQDPIGNLFSASGLTFYGGLIFAIIALYIYFKKNNISFINVADAFSPSLMLAYGLGRIGCQVAGDGDWGIINSAYLSNADGKVHLCTPQQFQQAAVIFKDHTEQFGIVGEIQHAAFKGVSWLPDWLFAYSYPHNVGSEGVPLANCNWGEYCNYLPLPVFPTPLYEIITCVILFGVLWSIRKKISYPGILFGWYLILNGTERFLIEHIRVNTKYDIPFHPSQAEIISLCLIIIGIVLVTMARKIFKPVNIAYTQTS, translated from the coding sequence ATGTACCCGAACCTCTATTATTTCTTTTTTGATGTATTCGGAATAAAAATCCCCGTTTTAAAAGTATTCAATTCGTTCGGTTTTTTTGTAGCCATTGCATTTTTGGTATCGGCATGGTTTGCTTCCAAAGAATTTAAAAGAAGACAGTTGCTCGGCTATTTTACTTATTCGGAAAGAAAAATTACGGTAGGAGAGCCGGCAGGTGTTGGCGAGCTTGTTTCTAATTTTTTGGTCGGGTTTGTTTTGGGTTATAAGATTGTCGGTATTTTTTTCATCAAAGATGCGTTGAGCAACCCGCAGCAATTTATTTTTTCGCTGGATGGAAACTGGCTGATTGGTATTTTACTCGGAGCCGTTTTTGCCTTTTTTAAATGGAGAGAAAAAAACAAAGTAAAGCTCGCAACGCCCGAGACTCGTACATTACGCATCTGGCCCAGCGACCGTTTGGGGGATATTGTGATTATTTGCGCAGTTGCCGGGTTTGCAGGTGCAAAGGTTTTTGACAACCTTGAAAACTGGGACAGATTTATTCAAGACCCCATTGGGAATTTGTTTTCGGCGAGCGGACTTACTTTTTACGGTGGTTTGATTTTCGCTATTATTGCTTTATATATTTATTTTAAGAAAAACAACATCAGCTTTATTAATGTGGCGGATGCATTTTCTCCTTCATTAATGCTGGCTTATGGTTTAGGGCGAATCGGTTGTCAGGTAGCGGGCGATGGCGACTGGGGCATTATCAACAGCGCGTATCTTTCAAATGCAGACGGAAAAGTGCATTTATGTACGCCGCAACAATTTCAGCAAGCGGCAGTTATTTTTAAAGACCATACAGAGCAATTCGGCATTGTGGGCGAAATTCAGCACGCTGCATTTAAAGGTGTAAGTTGGCTGCCCGATTGGTTGTTCGCTTATTCTTATCCGCATAATGTAGGTAGCGAAGGCGTGCCGTTGGCAAACTGCAACTGGGGCGAATATTGTAATTATTTGCCTTTGCCGGTTTTTCCGACACCTCTTTACGAAATTATTACGTGTGTGATTTTGTTTGGTGTGCTGTGGAGCATTCGCAAAAAAATATCATATCCCGGTATATTGTTCGGATGGTATTTAATTTTAAACGGAACGGAAAGGTTTTTGATTGAGCATATCCGTGTAAATACGAAATACGATATTCCTTTTCATCCTTCGCAGGCAGAAATTATTTCTTTATGCCTGATAATCATAGGAATTGTTTTGGTTACGATGGCAAGAAAAATTTTCAAGCCTGTTAATATTGCATATACACAAACTTCGTGA
- a CDS encoding L,D-transpeptidase family protein: MSIKNSFCLIISLIAVIAIASCGGGEQQKVEIDTTITQETSYNNMFLDSNAIEAFINSDTSYKPFEKDFINFYRQRNFEFAWFDTSGLVEQASNFINLLSNGRQSDSTAAEKKLTTLEDYFKSGIKNESHATITNGELTLTGEFFKHAQEIFKGRKDINAEDLGWFIPRKKVDFSGLLDSAINGKQLVESELLNPQFKQLQNYLQKYIDVKKSGESWDSIALAQSKLKLHDSGEDVAAIQHRLYLLGDLSDDTHNGVFDKETKAAVQSFQQRNGLSADGVVGPAFMRTINIPLDSIIKTLAVNLQRARWIPKEFPQNYVWVNIPDYKLTAYQNDTIAFTMRVIVGAAGHNTTIFSGNIKYVVFAPYWNVPESIVKKEVMPGIKNNPNYIANHHMQITGYNKGIPVVRQLPGPDNALGRVKFLFPNSYNIYLHDTPNHDLFNSGNRGLSHGCVRLSDPEKMANWLLRDEDTTVYSPVVVDSLMNKNVKEKWVTLNHTTPVYLVYFTAWVDNDGKLNIRKDIYGHDAEIAQKLFAQ; this comes from the coding sequence ATGAGCATCAAAAACTCTTTCTGTTTAATAATTTCACTTATCGCCGTTATTGCAATCGCAAGTTGCGGCGGCGGCGAACAGCAAAAAGTTGAAATTGACACCACCATTACGCAGGAAACATCGTATAACAATATGTTTCTGGACAGCAATGCTATTGAGGCTTTTATCAACAGCGACACCAGTTATAAACCTTTTGAAAAAGATTTTATCAACTTTTACCGCCAGCGCAATTTTGAATTTGCATGGTTCGATACAAGCGGACTTGTAGAACAAGCGAGTAACTTCATTAATCTTTTGAGCAATGGCAGACAAAGCGACTCCACCGCTGCCGAGAAGAAACTGACGACCTTAGAAGATTATTTTAAAAGCGGCATCAAAAATGAATCGCACGCGACTATTACCAACGGAGAACTGACGCTTACGGGCGAATTTTTCAAGCATGCTCAGGAAATTTTTAAAGGTAGAAAAGATATTAATGCTGAAGATTTGGGTTGGTTTATCCCAAGGAAAAAAGTAGATTTTTCAGGCTTGCTCGACTCCGCAATTAATGGTAAACAACTTGTAGAGTCGGAATTGCTGAATCCTCAGTTCAAACAACTACAAAACTATTTGCAAAAATATATAGACGTAAAAAAGAGCGGCGAAAGCTGGGACAGCATTGCACTTGCACAATCCAAACTCAAGCTCCACGATTCGGGCGAAGATGTAGCCGCCATTCAGCACCGCCTGTATCTGCTTGGCGATTTAAGCGACGATACGCACAATGGCGTTTTTGATAAAGAAACAAAAGCTGCCGTACAATCTTTCCAACAAAGAAACGGCTTGTCTGCCGACGGCGTGGTTGGTCCGGCATTTATGCGTACTATCAATATTCCGCTCGATTCCATTATCAAAACGCTGGCAGTTAATCTTCAACGCGCACGCTGGATTCCCAAAGAATTTCCGCAAAATTATGTATGGGTAAACATTCCAGATTACAAATTAACAGCATATCAAAACGACACCATTGCTTTTACTATGCGTGTAATTGTGGGCGCCGCAGGACATAACACCACTATTTTCTCTGGCAACATCAAATATGTTGTGTTTGCACCATACTGGAATGTGCCGGAGAGTATTGTAAAAAAAGAAGTAATGCCCGGCATCAAAAACAATCCGAACTATATCGCCAATCATCATATGCAGATAACCGGCTACAACAAAGGAATTCCTGTTGTACGACAATTGCCGGGACCCGACAATGCACTTGGACGTGTAAAATTTTTGTTTCCAAACAGTTACAATATTTACCTGCATGACACCCCGAATCATGATTTGTTCAACTCCGGCAACAGAGGCTTGAGTCATGGCTGCGTACGGCTTTCCGACCCGGAAAAAATGGCAAACTGGTTGCTGCGCGATGAAGACACAACCGTTTATTCTCCAGTAGTTGTCGATTCTTTAATGAACAAAAATGTGAAAGAAAAATGGGTTACGCTCAATCACACAACGCCTGTATATTTAGTATATTTTACCGCTTGGGTGGATAACGATGGAAAACTCAACATCCGTAAAGATATTTATGGGCACGACGCTGAAATCGCACAAAAGTTATTTGCACAATAA